GCGAGGCGCGCAGGTGGGCCAGGAACACCTCCCGGTCGTCGGTCTCGGCGTCCAGGGTCCCCTGCTCCCCCCCGCCCTGCACCAGGGCCACCGACACCACCTCACCGATGGGGGCGCCGTCGGGGGCCAGCGTGGCCAGGCCGGTGGCCACCACCACAGCGGCCAGGGCCAGCCCGGCGGCCCGCCAGCACCGGTCCCAGGCCGCGGAGAGGGCCACGCCGCCGGCCACCGTGACCAGGGCGACCAGGAGCACACCGCCCACCCGGGCCAGGCCGGCCAGGGGCCCGGCCACCTGGCCCATGGCCAGCTCCGAGAGGGGCACGCCACCGAAGGGCCAGCGCCCCTTGACCGCCTCGAAGGCGGCCCACGCCCCGGGGAGGGCCAGCCACCGCCACCGCCCGGGGGGGCAGGCGGCCAGGGCCAGGCCCAGCACGGCTGAGAAGAGGGCGACCTCGACCACGTAGCCCGGGGGCGTGAAGGCCACCATCCACCACGTGGAGGGGGCCAGCAGCCCCATCCCGGCCAGGAACCCCCGGCGGAACCGGGACCCGGCCGGCGCTCCGGCCAGGGCCCGGTCCAGGGCGAACACCCCGACGAAGGCCAGGGGCCAGAACCCCCAGGGGGGCAGCGAGAGGGCGCACAGCACGCCCCCGGCCAGGGCAGCGAGCGGTCGGCGGCCCCGCGAGGGCACCCAGGCGGGGACGTCCATCGACGGGGAGTCTGGCCCAGCCGCTCCCTCCGGACCGACCGCGGTGCTGTGGGGGCGAGGCGTGACGGGCCGGGGACGTGCCGATGCCCGGCGCTCCAGGGAGGTTCCACCGCGCAGGGCGCGCAACCTCGTCATGGTTCACTCCGAGATGGTGCGAGAAAGGTGGTCTTGCACGTCCCACACGACGGTGTCCCTTCGACCAGAAGGGCCCGTCTCGAAAATGGAGGAATCACATGGATCGACCACGATGTGGCCGGGTCGTCGCTGCCCTTCTCGCCGCCGTCAGCAGCCTGCTGTTGACGGCCACGCCCGCGGCGGCAACGACAACAACACTCTACGTCCACGCAGGAACGCTCGACCTCGACATCGACGGGGATCCCGAGTACGAGTTCGTCTTCGAGCTCGGCGGTGAGGACCACACATGTGCCGACCCGGAGGTGCCACCGGCAGAGTTCATCATCGATGTCGACGGGACAGACACCCTCGTCGAAGAGATCAGCTTGGGTGAAGACAAGGGCGGCGGTGTTCACGCCATCTACTTCAATCTTGGAGGAAACGAATACCAACTCGACCGAACGCTCGGCGATCCCGCCGTCCTCGGGTTCGGCTCGAACGAAGGTATGATCGCAGGAACGCATCCCAACCAGACCTTGACGCAGAGCTTCGTCATCGAGGGCTGGATCAGCACGACCTCCGGCTGCGAGAAGGGCACGGAGATCTGCCACTACGCCGTCGAGCACACGGTAAGCGGTTCCTACGACGGAACAACGATGCACATGTCCTTGAACGGCTTAGGCTTTCCCGCTGTGGACTTCTGTGATTCCCCGTTCTCCAACATTGGTAACGGGGTCACGGCCCTGACAGGGCTCACACTTGATGACTCAGTTCCTGTTTGATCGTCGGGACTCGTGAATTCGGATTTCACTGACCAATAGGCCCCTTCAATGGTCATCTCTTCGTCTACGACGACCGTTGAACGGCCGAGCGAGCGCCCCTTCGCAGCTCCATGCCGGACAGGTCGAGGGTCCACCGGAAGGTGGGCCCTCGACGCGACGCCGACACGAAGACGAGTCGTGTCAGTAGCCCATGTGCTTGCGGAACTGCTGGCCGACGACCATGGCCTGGCCCATGCGGCGGGTCCATTCGGCGAAGGCGGCCTTGGCCTCGGCGGCGGGGATGCCGTGCTCGGACTCGGCCAGGGCGGCCATGCCGTCCTCGTCGGTGATACCCCGGGCCTGGGCCTCCTTGGCCAGGCTGCCGTAGATCTCCAGGCTGAGGTCGTTGACCGGCTGGAGCATCGGGTCGTCCTCCGACAGCGGCTTGGTCGACGGGCCGCCCAGCAGGGCGGGGTCGGCGGCGATGGGGCCCATGCCCTGCACGCCGATCACGCCGGGCTGGTCGGCCGCCGTCTGCTGCTGCTGGTAGGCGCTGGCGTGCTGGGCCGCCTGGGCGGCATCCTCCGCGCCCTTCTTGGCCTTCGAGAACAGTCCCATGGTCGATCTCCTGGTCGGGGGCGGCCGCGTCCTGCGGCCCGGGGCCCAGGGGACCACGGGTCCGGGTCCCACGCTTGAGCGGCCGGTACGCAGATCGCCGGGGGGCCGTCCCCGGTGGTGGGCAGGCGGCGGGTCAGCCTCCGGTCGCGGCCAGGACCCGAGCCGCCGCGGCCCGGCCGCTGGCCACCGAGGCCGGGATGCCCACGCCCCGGAGGTACATGCCGGCCAGGGCCACGGCGGGGGCGGCGGCGACCAGGGCGGCCTCCGCTCCGGCCACCCGGTCCAGGTGGCCGGGGGTCATCTGGGGGAAGGCCCGGTCCCAGCGATGCACTGACGTCGCCCTAGGCCCGCCCCGGAGGGCGAGGACGGCGGTGAGGTCGTCGACCACGGCGCCCACCAGGTCGCCGTCGTCGAGCAGGAGCGACCCCTGGTCGTCGTCGCGCCCGACCGCGGCCCGCAGCACCACGGTGCCATCCCCGGCCGCCGGGGCCAGGTGGGCCCACTTGGACGAGGCCCACGAGCAGGCGGTGACCACCCGGCCCGCGGCCCGGGGCACGAGCACCCCGCTGCCGTCCAGGGGCTGGCCGATGTCCGTGGGGTCCAGGGCGAGGCGCACGAAGGCCACCGAGGTGTGCTCGATGCCGGCCAGGACGGCGGCCGCCTCGGGGACCAGCCCGGCCAGGGCCGCCGCCGCGGCCGGGGCGGGAGCGGCCAGCACCACGGCGTCGGCCGCGACGGTGGTGCCGTCGGCCAGGACCACGGCGGGGCCGCGCTCCACCGCCACCACGCCGGCTCCGAGCCGCACCTCCAGGCGCCCGATGGCCGCCGCCACCTCGGCTGCCGCGGCCGGCAAGCGGGCCATCCCCCCGGACGGGGCGGCGAAGATCGGGGCCTCGGGGTCGACCCCCGCGGCGCGAGCCCGGGCCAGGTGGGCCCGGCACGCCTCGATGAGGCTGGCGTGGGCCGGGTCGCGCCGCGCCGCGTCGAGCTGGGGGGCCACCGCGGCCAGGCTCTGCCGCTCGACCGAGCCGGCGTTGATGCCCCCGACCAGCGGGTCGACCAGGTGGGCCAGGGCCTCGGGACCCAACCGGGACCCCACCGCCTCGGCGATGGTGACGTCGCCGGGGGGCAGGGGGGTGGCCGGGTCGGTGAGGTCGCGGCGCACCCGGGCCAGCCCGTCGGGGGAGAGGAGGCCGGAGGCGGCCAGGGCCTCCAGGTCGACCGGCACGCCCAGCACCTGGGGGGGCAGGGGGCGGAGGGCGCCGTCGTGCCACACGTGGGCCCGGCGGGAGGCCGGGTGGACCAGCCCGTCGCCCAGGCCCACCCGGCGGGCCAGGTCCACCGCCGCCGGGGTGCGGACCAGGAAGGCGTCGGCCCCCTCGTCCACCATGCGGCCGGCGAAGGGCGAGGTGCGGAGCATGCCGCCCAGCCGGTCGGTGGCCTCCAGCAGGGTGACCTCGGCCCCCGCCTCGACCAGGTCCAGGGCCGCGGCCAGCCCGGTGACGCCCCCTCCGGCCACCACCACGTGCGGGGTCACCACCTCACCCGCTCGTCCCGGCGGCCCGCCCCGCCGCCCCGCCCCCGTCCCCCGAACCGGGCACGGGAGAGCCGGGATATCGGGTACATCCGTGCCCGGATGAGGGCGCTCCCCCGAACCGGGCACGAAAGTGCCCGGATATCGGGTCCTTCCGTGCTCGGTTGGTGGGGTTTGGCCGGGCCGGTCACGTCAGAGCCCCGGCCGCGGCCACCACCCGGTCGGCCAGGGCGC
The nucleotide sequence above comes from Acidimicrobiales bacterium. Encoded proteins:
- the hemG gene encoding protoporphyrinogen oxidase; amino-acid sequence: MVTPHVVVAGGGVTGLAAALDLVEAGAEVTLLEATDRLGGMLRTSPFAGRMVDEGADAFLVRTPAAVDLARRVGLGDGLVHPASRRAHVWHDGALRPLPPQVLGVPVDLEALAASGLLSPDGLARVRRDLTDPATPLPPGDVTIAEAVGSRLGPEALAHLVDPLVGGINAGSVERQSLAAVAPQLDAARRDPAHASLIEACRAHLARARAAGVDPEAPIFAAPSGGMARLPAAAAEVAAAIGRLEVRLGAGVVAVERGPAVVLADGTTVAADAVVLAAPAPAAAAALAGLVPEAAAVLAGIEHTSVAFVRLALDPTDIGQPLDGSGVLVPRAAGRVVTACSWASSKWAHLAPAAGDGTVVLRAAVGRDDDQGSLLLDDGDLVGAVVDDLTAVLALRGGPRATSVHRWDRAFPQMTPGHLDRVAGAEAALVAAAPAVALAGMYLRGVGIPASVASGRAAAARVLAATGG